A single region of the Diadema setosum chromosome 14, eeDiaSeto1, whole genome shotgun sequence genome encodes:
- the LOC140237488 gene encoding leucine zipper transcription factor-like protein 1, with the protein MAGELGLNEHHHTTVVNYMRFANYKRIQNLRSVEACFEDVKDSRLTDETFTVDEVTDLLDGLEAVVRGEVESELINTSHTNVLLLRQLFQQAEKWHLKLQADISELENRELIEMIAKFEERQFSGSASTSKPTFELKRLDPMEAGGVQLLQNEIERLNEENNKLKERLTQIESKASGALHDRSKLEADLRRTQEELGDAKNRKLPTGGANMDEMENKMASVRSEMEKNLKLSADRADALEGDLISSKHRLLEIQEQLEMKEKELEKKFSQTGAYKNLKSMLSKKNDQIKELRTRLRKYEDDD; encoded by the exons ATG GCTGGTGAGCTGGGTCTGAATGAGCATCACCACACCACTGTGGTAAATTACATGAGATTTGCCAACTACAAACGTATACAGAACCTGCGCAGTGTGGAGGCATGCTTTGAGGATGTAAAAGACAGCAG GCTAACCGATGAGACCTTCACCGTGGACGAAGTGACCGACCTGCTGGACGGGCTGGAGGCAGTGGTCCGAGGAGAGGTCGAATCGGAGCTCATCAACACCTCCCACACCAATGTGCTCCTCCTGAGGCAACTCTTCCAACAGGCAGAGAAGTGGCATCTCAAGCTTCAGGCTGACATCTCAGAGCTGGAGAACAG GGAGCTGATTGAAATGATTGCCAAGTTTGAAGAGAGGCAGTTCTCAGGATCTGCT TCTACCTCCAAGCCAACCTTTGAACTGAAACGCCTGGACCCCATGGAGGCAGGTGGGGTCCAACTACTACAGAATGAGATTGAACGGCTGAATGAGGAGAATAACAAACTCAAAGAGCGGCTCACACAAATTGAATCAAAG GCTTCAGGGGCCCTGCACGACAGGAGCAAGCTTGAGGCTGATCTTAGGCGAACCCAAGAAGAGTTAGGGGACGCTAAGAATAGAAAACTCCCAACTGGTGGGGCTAACATGGACGAGATGGAGAATAAAATGGCTTCTGTCAGATCTGAAATGGAAAAG AATCTTAAGCTGAGTGCAGATAGAGCTGATGCTCTAGAAGGAGACCTGATATCATCCAAGCATAGGTTACTGGAGATCCAGGAGCAActagaaatgaaagaaaag GAGCTTGAAAAGAAGTTCAGTCAAACTGGGGCCTACAAAAACTTGAAGTCAATGCTGTCCAAGAAGAATGATCAGATCAAAGAACTGAGGACGCGGCTGCGTAAATACGAGGACGATGACTAG